A stretch of Treponema vincentii F0403 DNA encodes these proteins:
- a CDS encoding metal ABC transporter ATP-binding protein, with the protein MVCIQDLSFKYGAGKKALFENLCLTIQKGAYISIVGENGTGKSTLIKLILGLLTPDTGNIRCGATSIGYVPQKKAAITGFPITVYEALNSYRILRKQHDKGVIDRYLSDVRLLDYKYALVGTLSGGQLQKMYIARALIGDPDLLILDEPSTGIDIQSQQEIYTFIKKLNTEQGLTVISVEHNLDAAVLNSTDIFHLANGCGHLCNPQKYAAEFLHFRRPV; encoded by the coding sequence ATGGTTTGTATCCAAGATTTGTCGTTTAAATACGGCGCCGGTAAGAAAGCATTATTTGAAAATCTCTGTCTGACTATTCAAAAAGGGGCATATATTTCGATTGTCGGTGAAAACGGTACGGGCAAAAGTACGCTGATAAAGCTGATACTCGGACTGTTAACTCCCGATACGGGAAATATCCGGTGCGGAGCAACGAGTATCGGCTATGTACCGCAAAAGAAAGCCGCAATAACGGGCTTTCCGATTACCGTATACGAAGCTTTAAACTCGTATCGGATATTGCGTAAACAGCACGACAAAGGTGTTATCGACCGTTATCTGTCGGATGTCAGGCTACTCGACTATAAATATGCTTTAGTGGGAACGCTGTCGGGCGGGCAGCTGCAAAAAATGTATATTGCCCGTGCGCTTATCGGGGATCCTGATTTGCTCATCCTTGATGAACCGTCAACAGGGATTGATATACAAAGCCAACAGGAAATTTATACCTTTATTAAAAAGCTGAACACCGAGCAGGGATTAACGGTTATCTCCGTAGAACATAACCTTGACGCAGCAGTGCTCAATTCAACGGATATTTTCCATCTGGCAAACGGATGCGGACATCTGTGTAATCCGCAAAAATATGCTGCAGAGTTTCTTCACTTCCGCCGCCCCGTATAA
- a CDS encoding 4'-phosphopantetheinyl transferase family protein, whose protein sequence is MTELWICRHNGLSSEQKRTQAKELLKTVLAERIPQCSPEQLLFEYGKYGKPHLKNKALQFNLSYTHGAYVIALSDSEIGADIERLRAAKPHVASRCFTDSEKRYLYQDMKQCDRRFYELWTQKEAYLKYTGQGFYCSPQSVDVLSLPIRDCLYTLTDDDMIISLCGRDVHPVSIYKVSLN, encoded by the coding sequence ATGACGGAACTGTGGATTTGCCGGCATAACGGATTATCCTCTGAGCAGAAGCGCACACAGGCAAAAGAATTGCTGAAAACCGTGCTCGCCGAACGGATTCCGCAATGTTCTCCTGAACAACTCCTGTTTGAATATGGAAAGTATGGAAAACCCCATCTAAAAAATAAGGCGCTGCAATTCAATTTATCGTATACGCATGGTGCGTATGTCATTGCTTTATCCGATAGTGAAATCGGGGCAGATATCGAACGGCTGCGGGCTGCTAAACCTCATGTTGCAAGCCGCTGTTTCACCGATTCCGAAAAGCGCTATCTTTACCAAGATATGAAGCAGTGCGATCGGCGGTTTTACGAATTATGGACACAAAAAGAAGCATATCTAAAATATACGGGGCAAGGTTTTTATTGCTCCCCGCAGAGCGTCGATGTTTTATCCTTGCCTATACGGGACTGCCTTTATACATTGACGGATGACGATATGATAATTTCGTTGTGCGGCCGGGATGTACATCCTGTTTCAATTTATAAAGTTTCTTTAAACTGA
- a CDS encoding RNA recognition motif domain-containing protein encodes MAQKIYVGNLNYATTEEGLSNLFGTYGEVVSAAVIKDKFTNRSKGFGFVEMADESAAQNAIAELNEKEFEGRRLRVNVAQEKPRRTYP; translated from the coding sequence ATGGCTCAGAAAATCTATGTAGGGAATTTAAACTACGCAACCACGGAAGAGGGTTTGTCAAACTTGTTTGGAACTTATGGCGAAGTCGTCTCGGCAGCTGTAATAAAAGACAAGTTCACCAATCGTTCAAAGGGTTTTGGATTTGTTGAAATGGCCGATGAAAGCGCCGCACAAAATGCTATCGCAGAATTAAACGAGAAGGAATTCGAAGGACGCCGTCTCCGCGTTAATGTTGCTCAGGAGAAACCCCGCCGCACCTATCCCTAA
- the hcp gene encoding hydroxylamine reductase, giving the protein MDSMFCFQCQETFKNTGCIKVGVCGKNPVVAGLQDFLIWATKKLSVITSYMREHGMKVTTEVNHLVTTNLFVTITNANFDPDAIEKKNTLTLETIAALRKEAKLEADAEIDTLIGADTSARLAKALTIGILQTKDEDKRALKELIIYGLKGLCAYMKHANILKHENEEVDAFIQKTLSVLIDEALSVDELVALTLKTGAAGVQGMALLDGANSGTYGNPEMTEVSIGVRKNPGILVSGHDLRDIEMLLEQTEGQGVDVYTHSEMLPAHYYPKLKKYKHLAGNYGGSWARQTSDFANFNGPILMTTNCIIPTKAPYVTRMYTTNAAGHPGCVHIEADKDGHKDFSAIIAQAKTCPPPQEIETGKIIGGFAHAQVFALADKVVEAVKSGAIKKFIAMGGCDGRQGARSYYTDFAQALPKDTVILTAGCAKYRYNKLNLGDINGIPRVLDAGQCNDSYSLALIALKLKEIFGLSDINDLPIIFNIAWYEQKAVIVLLALLSLGVKNIHLGPTLPGFLSKNVTEVLVSKFGLAGITSVDEDLKRFFA; this is encoded by the coding sequence ATGGATTCGATGTTTTGTTTTCAATGTCAGGAGACGTTTAAGAATACCGGCTGTATAAAAGTCGGCGTTTGCGGAAAGAATCCCGTTGTCGCAGGACTACAGGATTTCCTTATCTGGGCGACAAAGAAGCTCTCTGTTATTACCTCTTATATGCGCGAGCATGGGATGAAGGTAACAACAGAGGTGAACCACCTCGTAACTACCAACCTCTTTGTTACAATTACCAATGCCAACTTTGATCCCGATGCGATTGAGAAAAAAAATACGCTTACCCTTGAAACAATTGCCGCTTTGCGAAAAGAGGCAAAACTTGAAGCGGACGCCGAAATCGATACTCTTATCGGTGCCGATACCTCTGCACGGCTTGCAAAGGCGTTGACTATCGGTATTTTACAAACCAAGGATGAAGATAAGCGGGCACTTAAAGAGTTGATTATCTACGGGCTGAAAGGGCTTTGTGCGTATATGAAACACGCCAATATCCTAAAGCATGAGAATGAAGAAGTAGATGCGTTTATCCAAAAAACGCTTTCCGTATTAATCGACGAAGCTCTTTCCGTTGATGAGTTGGTTGCACTCACACTGAAAACGGGAGCTGCAGGCGTACAGGGTATGGCTTTATTGGACGGCGCCAATAGCGGAACCTACGGCAACCCCGAAATGACGGAGGTTTCTATCGGGGTACGGAAAAATCCCGGTATATTGGTTTCCGGTCATGATTTGCGTGATATTGAAATGCTTCTTGAGCAAACCGAGGGACAGGGCGTTGACGTCTATACTCATTCCGAAATGCTTCCTGCACATTACTATCCCAAGCTCAAGAAGTACAAGCATCTGGCAGGCAACTACGGCGGTTCATGGGCGCGCCAAACTTCCGACTTTGCGAATTTCAACGGCCCCATCCTGATGACAACCAACTGTATTATTCCCACAAAAGCTCCTTATGTAACAAGAATGTATACGACAAACGCTGCAGGGCATCCCGGTTGTGTGCATATTGAAGCCGATAAAGACGGACACAAGGACTTTTCCGCCATTATTGCGCAGGCAAAAACCTGTCCACCGCCTCAAGAAATAGAAACGGGGAAAATCATCGGCGGTTTTGCCCACGCACAAGTGTTTGCCCTCGCCGATAAAGTTGTCGAAGCGGTAAAGAGCGGTGCTATTAAAAAATTTATCGCCATGGGCGGCTGTGACGGACGGCAGGGAGCGCGGTCATATTATACCGACTTTGCGCAAGCCCTCCCAAAAGATACGGTTATTTTAACGGCAGGCTGCGCCAAGTACCGCTATAACAAGCTGAATCTCGGCGATATAAACGGTATACCGCGCGTATTGGATGCAGGGCAGTGTAACGACAGTTATTCGCTTGCGCTGATTGCCTTAAAGCTGAAAGAAATCTTCGGATTGAGCGATATCAATGATTTGCCGATTATCTTCAATATCGCGTGGTATGAACAAAAGGCTGTTATTGTTCTTTTAGCGCTTTTATCGCTTGGGGTAAAAAATATCCATCTCGGTCCGACGCTTCCGGGCTTCCTGTCAAAAAATGTAACGGAAGTCTTGGTGAGCAAATTCGGGCTTGCGGGAATTACCTCTGTGGACGAAGACCTTAAACGCTTTTTTGCATAG
- the groL gene encoding chaperonin GroEL (60 kDa chaperone family; promotes refolding of misfolded polypeptides especially under stressful conditions; forms two stacked rings of heptamers to form a barrel-shaped 14mer; ends can be capped by GroES; misfolded proteins enter the barrel where they are refolded when GroES binds), producing MAKQLLFNEEARKKLLSGVEQISSAVKVTLGPKGRNVLLDKSFGAPTVTKDGVSVAREVELEDPFENMGAQLLKEVATKTNDVAGDGTTTATVLAYSMVREGLKAVAAGMTPLELKRGMDKAVAIAVDDIQKNAKEIKGSEEVAHVASVSANNDQEIGKILADAIARVGKDGVIDVGEAQTMETVTEYVEGMQFDRGYISSYFVTDRDRMETVYDNPYILIHDKTISTMKDLLPLLEKVAQSGRPLLIIAEDVEGEALATLVVNSLRGALKTCAVKAPGFGDRRKEMLEDIAILTGGQVISEELGLKLETADLSQLGQAKSIKIDKENTTIIDGAGDKKHIGDRVAQIKKQIENSSSEYDTEKLKERLAKLAGGVAVIKIGAVTEVEMKEKKHRVEDALNATRAAIEEGIVPGGGLALIQAAEALNKADLSKLTEDEKIGFKIVKRALEEPIRQIAENAGVDGAVVAEKAKEKRGIGFDAAKMEWVDMMKVGIIDPAKVTRSALQNAASIASLLLTTECAITNLPEKHAPAAPAPDMGGMGGMY from the coding sequence ATGGCAAAACAACTGCTGTTTAATGAAGAAGCACGGAAAAAACTGCTTTCCGGTGTTGAACAAATTTCAAGTGCGGTAAAAGTAACATTAGGACCTAAGGGACGCAATGTCCTGCTCGACAAGAGCTTCGGCGCTCCGACCGTTACCAAAGACGGTGTATCGGTTGCCCGGGAAGTTGAATTGGAAGATCCGTTTGAGAATATGGGAGCACAGCTTTTAAAAGAAGTTGCGACAAAAACCAACGATGTAGCCGGTGACGGAACCACGACTGCAACCGTGCTGGCCTACTCTATGGTACGCGAAGGCTTAAAAGCCGTTGCTGCCGGTATGACCCCGCTTGAATTAAAGCGCGGTATGGATAAGGCTGTTGCAATCGCCGTAGACGACATTCAGAAAAACGCAAAAGAGATCAAAGGTTCCGAAGAAGTGGCCCATGTCGCTTCCGTTTCCGCGAACAACGATCAGGAAATCGGTAAAATCCTTGCCGATGCAATCGCCCGTGTAGGAAAAGACGGCGTTATCGATGTCGGCGAAGCTCAGACGATGGAAACCGTTACCGAATATGTTGAAGGTATGCAGTTTGATCGCGGCTATATTTCTTCCTATTTCGTAACCGACCGCGACCGCATGGAAACCGTATACGACAATCCGTATATCTTAATCCACGACAAGACCATTTCTACGATGAAAGATCTGCTGCCTCTTTTGGAAAAAGTCGCACAGTCAGGCCGCCCGCTTTTGATTATCGCAGAAGATGTTGAAGGCGAAGCATTGGCAACCTTAGTTGTAAACAGCCTCCGCGGCGCCTTAAAGACCTGTGCGGTAAAGGCTCCCGGTTTCGGCGACCGCCGCAAGGAAATGCTCGAAGATATCGCTATTTTGACCGGCGGACAGGTTATCTCCGAAGAATTGGGATTAAAGCTGGAAACAGCAGATCTCAGCCAGCTCGGTCAGGCTAAGAGCATTAAAATCGATAAAGAGAATACAACCATTATCGACGGCGCAGGCGATAAAAAGCACATCGGCGACCGCGTTGCCCAGATTAAGAAGCAGATTGAAAATTCTTCTTCCGAATACGACACCGAAAAACTCAAGGAACGCCTTGCAAAACTTGCCGGCGGTGTTGCGGTTATTAAGATCGGCGCCGTTACCGAAGTTGAGATGAAGGAAAAGAAGCACCGCGTAGAGGATGCCTTGAATGCGACCCGTGCCGCTATCGAAGAAGGTATCGTACCGGGCGGCGGTCTTGCGTTGATTCAAGCTGCGGAAGCGCTCAACAAGGCTGATCTTTCCAAACTGACCGAAGATGAAAAGATCGGCTTTAAGATTGTCAAGCGCGCGCTTGAAGAACCGATCCGTCAGATTGCGGAAAATGCCGGTGTTGACGGTGCTGTCGTTGCAGAAAAAGCAAAAGAGAAGCGTGGTATCGGCTTTGACGCTGCAAAAATGGAATGGGTAGATATGATGAAGGTCGGAATTATCGACCCCGCAAAGGTAACCCGCTCCGCATTGCAGAACGCAGCCTCCATTGCGAGCCTCCTGCTGACCACCGAGTGTGCTATCACCAATCTCCCTGAAAAACATGCTCCGGCGGCTCCCGCCCCCGACATGGGCGGTATGGGTGGAATGTATTAA
- a CDS encoding alanine/glycine:cation symporter family protein has product MEAFLQNLTNVFGSINSFVWGPYFLIPLLCGTGLFFTLRLKGVQFTKFGAGWNRLFNNFSLKGEKAGKHGMSSFQAVATAIAAQVGTGNLVGAMTALIMGGPGAIFWMWLAALAGMATNFAEACIAQVYKTKDNSGQTVGGPAYYISRGLGNTAFSKFLAAFFSVAIILALGFMGNMVQANSISDAFLNAFSLPTWVTGIGLAIIAGIIFMGGVKRIASVTEKVVPLMALVYIVVGVIVILMNASNIPAMFAMIFKGAFNPRSVWGGALGFGIGRAARYGIARGLFSNEAGMGSTPHAHAVANVNNPVEQGVLGIVAVFIDTFVGLNITVFTVLSADIIRFEGDQPVMKGIQLVQEAFSQHLFGHSFGYLFIAICLFFFAFSTIIGWYYFGETNIRYLFGSKGLIPYKLLVVAFIFLGSLLKIDLVWELVDFFNGIMVIPNLISLLFLSGTVAAVLRDYNAGKPYDVNNYIRK; this is encoded by the coding sequence ATGGAAGCGTTTTTACAAAATCTTACTAACGTATTCGGAAGTATAAACAGCTTTGTATGGGGGCCATACTTCCTTATTCCATTGCTCTGCGGAACAGGGCTATTCTTTACGCTCCGGCTAAAAGGCGTACAATTTACAAAATTCGGAGCAGGATGGAACAGACTATTCAATAATTTTTCGCTCAAGGGAGAAAAAGCCGGAAAGCACGGTATGAGTTCTTTCCAAGCTGTTGCAACCGCGATCGCAGCTCAGGTCGGTACCGGAAACCTTGTAGGAGCAATGACTGCCTTGATTATGGGCGGTCCCGGCGCAATCTTTTGGATGTGGCTGGCTGCATTAGCCGGTATGGCAACAAACTTTGCCGAAGCCTGTATCGCACAAGTATACAAAACAAAAGATAATTCGGGACAAACCGTCGGCGGCCCTGCGTATTATATTTCCCGCGGTTTGGGGAATACCGCATTTTCCAAGTTCCTTGCGGCGTTCTTTTCCGTTGCAATTATTTTGGCACTCGGATTTATGGGTAACATGGTTCAAGCAAACTCAATTTCCGATGCGTTCTTAAACGCATTCTCTCTGCCGACATGGGTAACCGGTATCGGGCTTGCAATTATTGCCGGTATCATTTTTATGGGCGGTGTAAAGCGTATCGCTTCCGTTACCGAAAAAGTTGTTCCGTTGATGGCTCTTGTTTATATCGTAGTGGGTGTTATTGTTATTCTTATGAATGCATCCAACATTCCGGCGATGTTCGCTATGATTTTTAAGGGAGCTTTTAATCCGAGATCCGTTTGGGGCGGAGCATTGGGATTCGGTATAGGACGTGCTGCCCGTTACGGTATTGCGCGCGGCCTTTTTTCCAACGAAGCAGGTATGGGCTCTACCCCGCATGCTCATGCGGTTGCAAATGTAAATAATCCCGTTGAACAAGGCGTATTGGGAATTGTAGCCGTATTTATCGACACCTTTGTCGGCCTCAATATTACCGTCTTTACGGTACTTAGCGCCGATATTATCAGATTTGAAGGTGATCAGCCGGTAATGAAAGGTATTCAGCTGGTTCAAGAAGCGTTTTCACAGCACCTATTCGGACACTCGTTCGGCTATCTTTTTATTGCAATTTGCTTGTTCTTTTTTGCATTTTCAACGATTATCGGTTGGTATTATTTCGGCGAAACCAATATCCGGTACCTATTCGGCTCAAAAGGCTTGATTCCGTATAAGCTGCTGGTAGTGGCATTTATCTTCTTGGGCAGTTTACTTAAAATCGACTTGGTATGGGAATTGGTAGACTTCTTTAACGGTATCATGGTTATCCCGAATCTCATCAGCTTACTGTTCCTGAGCGGTACGGTCGCAGCAGTCCTACGCGATTATAATGCGGGCAAGCCCTACGACGTCAATAATTATATTAGAAAATAA